AAAACGAACAAAACTAAATTTATAAGGAGTAACTACATATCAATTCTGCTTAGATCTTATGGTAAATGGCCATGAATATAAAACTCTTATTTATGATTGGCATGGATCATAGAACCAACAAGTGAACAAGAATAAGGAATGAAATAttgacaagaaaaaaaaaaagaatgaaaggGACTAACCAAAACTGTGAATCAAGAGCAGGAGGAGAAGGGAAGTGAGCAAGCTCAGTTCCAATGCTATCAAAGAAAAGCCCTGTTAGACTTTTACCGTCGATAGCCGGTATGCTTGACGGTGCTATCCAACCAATCAACCCAAACCCGATCACATTGAAATCTGTCCGCAGCCAATTCCTCTCGAAGCTTCACAAATTGAAATTAATGTCACcattttattcataatttaattatttcaaaacaacAAACAGATCAATCTAGTAATTAATGAAATTACCACTTCACCCTCCCACCATTTCCCATTGCCACAGCTTGCCTCAAAGGATTCCTCGCACTCACTGGTGATTTCACAAAATCTGCAAACAAATTGCAAAACATGTCACATAAGATCAAATGCTCATTTTGatcatattataaaataaagcTACTACAAGACATGTTCATGTGTGTATATACCTGAGGTGAGACGTGAGGAGGCGGGTGACAGTGACGCGCCACCGAGTCCTGCGACGGTTGCAAAGGTGGTTGCCATATTGACTCTGATCTCAGGATTCGGGGTTTGAGAGAGAATGCTGACAGTTTTCTGGTTCCAATTATTGTTGTTTTTTACAACATGTAATGTAATCTATCGAAATAGATTGGGTTTGGATTGCGTTTGAGTAGTTGCGGTTGTTACTCAATAAACTTGTGCCACATTGGAGACTTTAAGATAAAGTGGGGTCTATAGATTAATCGTGTGGTCACTACATCCAGCAAAACATATCATTGAGGTGGATAGTGATCTAGTGATATCCACTCTCCTGAAATGGTCTCTTTTTTGTCTTAAATTTATACTTTATACGAGTAATTTCATTAGTAGGAGAGATAATGAAACACAATTTGGAAAGAAAATCTTGATCCATTACATTATAATGCATTAAGTGATAAGCGGTCTTCTGCAGTGGACTCGGGTGCATAATATCTACACCATTCTAACACATAAATTGTGTTAGCTTTTCATTGCCACACAAATTGTGTATGTCAAAAGAAATAGGATGATACATAATTGTGTCAGTTTGAAATCGTAGTATGTTTTATctttggggttgtctaaatgacccatgataaagtttggattaaataacccatcatccaatcacattggaaataagtgagttggaatttctatattttatttattaatttatttccaactcatttatctccaatatgattggatgatgggttatttaactcaaactttatcatgggtcatttagacaacccctttatcttttaacatattttgtaaagattttAAACAGTCATAATTATGTCTAACTTTTGATCAAATGCGCACGGTTTGTGGAGGTTATAAATTGCCACAACACTTGTGTATCCTTGAAAGTCGCCAAATCATATTTAACAAGTGTGAAACCGCCACAAATAACTTGTGCCACATGGGAAGATGGTAGTTGAAGAACTACCACAAAAATATTTTATGGCGGTTAAAGACCGTGAATCATTGTaaaatcattatattttttagcgATCTtagcttagtttttttttatttagctACTATTTAGTGATTATTTTTTTAACCCTCATTATTGTttcaaaaatgtattttttttgcagtaaattaaaaaaattaaactaatttaTCTTACCCATATTAAAGAACGTGGGCATGAGGTATGATTGTATATATGAGATTGCGGCCCATATTCAAGCGGGTATTCCTCCTTAGGGGTAATGGTTGGTAGTTTAGTGTTTCTGATTGGATATGAGTGCTTTAACCTTTGTTTCTGTTGTGGTGGGTCGTCTTTTGGCCCTTGATTAATCTGTCTAGCTTGTAGGtcctttagtttttttattggtCTTTACTATTTgggttttctttgtttttggtTGGGTTTAGGGTTCTTGCAATGTTTGTATAGCTTTATAATTTGGTTTCTTTTGGAGACCATACTTTGTTGTGGGGTGATTAGCTTTTTGTTTTTACTAATTACCATTTACCTGCTTTATCTCctttttagctttgtttttcaAAGCTGTGATTACACTCTTtcgttttctaaaaaaaaattaaatcattgtTACATTTGATCAACATCAAAATAAGATCATTACAAAATGTTAAACTTACTTATGCCTGGCTACCCTAAACTATGCAGGGTTACCAAAGTATCTCCAAATTAAGTCATTGCAATTTTGTCTACAGTTAAACTTTTCAATGATATATAAACTTAACGTCCCCGATATATAAACTTAAATATCAGATTTTTCGATTTCAACGCCATAACTTGGACTTCTTTGACTTgagtaattaaaattattaaaaatgcATTCAACGATTCAATCGCAATCATTGAATCTATCCATACAAAACTTCTTACCTCATTCCATTGAAATGTCTCACAAATTTTTTACGTTGCCAATAATAATTAGGTGATGACTTCAATATCTGCTGACATTCCTTGAGTAGGATCGGATTATCCATCGTGCAGCAGTAGTCGCAtgccaaatatatatatttaaagcaTCTTCGTACATAAAGATTTGTCTTTTGCTAaagtagataaataatattattatcaaaatttaaataaaaacggGTATAATTTTGATTATACTCACTTGAATTCATTCACgtacacttttttttattttatcattttcacatttttttcgATCTCTTACACGGCCTATTATATCACTGACTTCTCTCTATTTTTCACCAATATCACTGCAATgtaagtgaatttgaaatatcaatatataaacTTGTAATAGAACTCATTTCCCTCTTCCCAAACAAGAAGTCTTGAATACTTAAAAAATAAGGTCTCCCTAATATGCATCACTTAGCTTGCTTTGACCGGTTGTAACAGGtcaatacatttttttaaatattattaaaattttgttATATGCTACCTTTTCTCAAAATAATGTGTTGATTTGTTATAATAGGTTAAAACAAGTAGTGTCAAATTGCACCACTCTAAAAGTGATGCACATTAGGGGTCACCAAAAATATAAATTGTCaaaagaataaattattaaattactCTATTATTCTTCGCTTAAAAATCTAAATATCACCCTAGCTGTCAGGTTTGTCATGACTCCATCGAGCTAATCAATAGAAGTgcactacaaaaaaaacatgatttagTGGGGGTTATTTAGCGGGGTTTTAACAACCCCCGCAGATTACATTAATTTTCATTACTTAGGGGAGGTTTTAATAACCCCCGCAAAAAATTACGTTATTAAACTCTCCCAATTTTCACTCTCTGAACTCtcatctcactctcactctcactctgaactcgtttctcattctcactctcacGATTGCAACCTGATTCGTTAACCATGGAAGCTCCTGAATCCTTTCCACCGATTTGATCTCTCGATTTCCACCGATTGCAACCTGATTTGATCTCTCAATTTCCACCGATTTCAACCTGATTCACTCTCGATTTCTTCTGGTTCGACTCTCAATTTCACTCTCCTGATTCCACTCTCgattaaaccctaaaatctactcTCGATTCTCTTCATGATTCCTCAATCTCCAGTGTTTCACGAGAAAACACTCAATCTCTGCTTCACTTGCATTTTCCTGGTAAGAACTCAACTCCACTTCCGTATGAGTTTCAATTTtgcttctgattttgagttttgttTCTCTTTGGAATCACAAATTAGGCAGAAATTCTCTGGAGCTGGAACCTAGACATTGTTAGGAGCTTAGGAGCTGGAAGGTAAGTCGATTTCGTTTGCTTAACTTGAATATCTATGGCTAGATTGGTATGATATGATCGAGTAAAACTGTGGAAGTGAATACAGGTTTTCCAGTTTCAATTGGCTTCTGGGAGTGTTGACTTGTTTCATATGATTGATAACTTGGATCAATCCCAATTTTTCAATGAAATACTCAAGTTGAATCTGAATGGGGAACCCCTTTTAGCTACTAAAATTCCTATATTAGAAACAAAGCGAATAGTATAAAATCATTTATTCTGTTTAATATCAGCATCTAGCATTGACATCAGCTGCATATTCTGTTATAGAAGAACGTTGCACACTAGTATTTatatttaggcttaaataagtttttggtccctaacctttacaaaatgcttggttttcgtccctcgccggagcaaaggtgggttttagtccctaacatttgccaaaatgtttggttttggtccctccggagatctgggtcaacgccggagctccggtgccCATGTGACATTGCCACGTGGGATTAATGAGCTGATgtggaatttgttttttttcatttccatttaaattaataaaaaaaacataattaattaagtaaataaataaaattaattcagTAAATAAAAAAACCATAATCTAGTAATATCATCAGTTTCACACGGCCTTCATCCTCGCATCAACATCTTCTCACCCTTCTCAGTTCTCACATCTACATCTTCACTGgcttcatcatcacaaacctaaATTTAACCCAAATCTTCACTGGCTTCCTCCTTCATCTTTTCATTATGATCCAGATCTGTGTCTCTCACAACTTCAGGAATGTACCTGGGTGCTCCGTTGGGCATGCTTTTGCTTCCGATTTTCTAGGCTTTTGGTGAAGCTCGATGACCATGATGGTGGAACAAGGTAGCTTTAGTGAGAAAGGTGGTGACTTTCTGGCGGAGGAGGCGTGTATTTTTAAGGGGAGGCTTCCCTCTTTTTCGTTCTCCATAACCCAAAAATATCTGGTttatggctatgtttggcatgccatttcagctagcttatagcttatttgactagcttaaagcttatttgactagcttaaaagctctataaaaatgtttggtgaatgagcttatttcagtagcttaaagctttaagctataagctatctcaggtagcttaaagcttaaagcttatagcttattaaatatattctcatttttatccttattattttatcaaaatttcacctttagccttatatgttttttactaaacctatttacctactcattttccgatgtaccaagaaaaaaacttatttatttatttatcagttatcacacttgtctcatatgTACATCGTTCCCGCACAGAAATAATTACTActttagaataaaataaataattttatattacaaattatttattttattctatttaatttaataaaaatatagaaaattaaataagtaaaaattaatattatatttttaagatgataaataatttgagtgaaattaaaatatttataataattttaatattaatatcatataggtattaatgtgaaaataaagtaatgttaaatataaaaaaaattatacaagtatgtctttttatgtcattttacaatttcagcttgttcaacgattagttttaccaaacagttttgttcaaattacgtagtttttcagctatcagctatcagctttcagctagcttatcagctttcagctttcagctagcttttcagctatcagctagcttttcagctttcagctagcttatcaactaaacgtgtcaaacatagcctatgTCCTTAAGTTAATTTATTCGAGCAACTCTGTTTTGCTCTGTTCCTTGTCTTGTTCTTTGTTCTTTTTTCACTTTTCTGGGTTTGCGATTATGGGTTCTATGTGAGAAGAACAAAACGAAAACCTCTTTAATGTCACTTTTCTGGGTTTGCGTTTTGGAGTGAAATTGAAGAGGGTTAGATCTGATTGAAACGGTTCGTGAGTTGattttttcctctttcattGTCGGTGGAatttgtttctactttctactCTTTTTCTCCCCCTTTATTTTCTGGTGTGAAAACAGAAAAGCAAATAGTTCTGTGTGATGAATAGCTGTGAATTTTTCCAATCGTTCATGTTGAGatcttttgttttttcataTGGGGTTTACTGTTTCAGCTGCCACCATTCGTTGCTTTGTCATGTGATTTTCAAAGTTTGATGCTTTTCGATTTTTTGTGACTGCCCTTTAAGTTTCCTAGTCATTTCTTCTACTGAAGcattgtttttagttttttttttcactttgctCTTCAGTGTTCTGGTTCTAAAGCAATTCTTCAGAGTTAATGAAGATGGATTAGAGTTAAAATATTTAGGATTAAAGATTTGATTAgggattaaaattaaataaattaagcttttctttagaattttaaacaatttttttttaattaattaggtttttttaacttaaaagaaaaacaaattccaCATCAGCTCATTAATCCcacgtggcaatgccacatgggccaccggagctccggcgttgacccagatctccggagggaccaaaaccaaatattttggcaaaggttagggactaaaacccacatttgctccggcgagggacgaaaaccaaacattttgtaaatgttagggaccaaaaacttatttaagccttataTTTACTTTTCCAAGTCTTGTGTTGGTGATGTTTGTAGCCAGTATAAATGAGATTATCCCTTATAGCTGCATATCtctattttatatttctatAAACAGTGATGGTATTATGTTTTGCTTGCTCCCCATAAgagcttgttcttgttgatGTTTAATGGCTTGTTTTCTCCTTTTAACTGTGTTTTAGGCAGGAATAAGTTTCAAGGCAATCTCTATTACACTACAAGAACACATTTTCCTTATCATTTCAATATTTTATGAagcagaattttttttatactgtTATTGGGAACTGATTGGTACTGTCATTTTGAGCTATTAATCATTTTGTTGCTTGATAggtttttgctttgtttatgcAGTCATGCCAAGGTTCAAGCGTTTCCACAACCCACAAAAATCAGCGTCTGGATCATCAATTGAAGCTtcttcacaatcagctcctgAAGCCTCTCAAAAAGCCCCACCATCGAAGAACCCCGTGAGTACACCATCTTGGAATGTTGAAGCAATAGGTATGTGTCATATTTTCGTAACAATCTTGGAATGAATTATTATCTATTCCCTTTTTCTTATCTGATTATCTCTCTTGCCCTCTCCCCCCTCTCTCTCTAACTTACATACACACAATATATTAATGAGCTTTTAATGGTTAGCCTGCAAAACTTGAGCTTAACTCATTTATATAAACTGACTGTTTGGTGAAATTTAATTTCGCCATTTGAACACTTTCTTCTTAAACCATGTATCGTTTTCAAATCTTCCTTGGGAGAAATAAATACTGCTGAGTAGAATATGTATATGCTTTTAGTGGTGCGTTATGAGTTTATGACTAATTAGCATCTTAGCCTGTGTGCACTACACAGTAAAAATAATATAGACCAGATTCCTATGATCCTTGTTCTGGAGTGCATCTACTTCAATGACAtcagttttctttcttcttcaatcttatAGCACGTGCTGGTGGCATTCCAAAATACAAGGTGGCGATCGATATTCTCCGACAAATTTGTAACAATCGATGTGTACCCATAGTCGCTCACTCGTTGATGACAAGGTTACTATCGATAAAGTGAGGAAAATGTTGTCTTTGTTGCCGGAAAAAGTCTTATGACTAAGGAGAGGGCTTGGTTGGGCTACCAAATAAGGGTTTAGAGATCGGATAGCTGAAAGAAAATATGGAACCTAGCTAAGGAATGACAATATAACAATGAGGACGATTCTGTAAATTTAGAGTTTGTAAGATAGAAGGATATGATGGGTATCCATGTATTTTCAATTGAAAATTCGATGCATGCATTGGTAAACCAACAATGATCGGTGCATTAATTTATTTTCGAATACATGTACACTTCATATGAGACAATCTTATTGAAAAATATTCACTATCTAGTTGGCTAACTGTGCAAAGAGTGTTTGAGAAATGATTGTTATTACAAACCTTTTGAAAGCAAAACGCGCCCACAAAAGTAATCGTGACTGACATATTTTCTACAAATCTAATCATGTATAGTTAATTCATAATATTTCTCCATACATTTTCCATTATCTACTCTTGTGTTTCCCTTGACAATATTTCATATTTGTACTGCAGAAAAAAACCATTTCATAAAAGTACTTTTCGTATTTATATACGAGGGAAATCAAATATGTACTAGCTTGAACTGAGAATGAAAAGATCATATATATTAGTCATCGTGTAGAAGAAATTAGAGAACCTGAATCTTAT
This portion of the Lotus japonicus ecotype B-129 chromosome 3, LjGifu_v1.2 genome encodes:
- the LOC130747121 gene encoding photosystem I subunit O translates to MATTFATVAGLGGASLSPASSRLTSDFVKSPVSARNPLRQAVAMGNGGRVKCFERNWLRTDFNVIGFGLIGWIAPSSIPAIDGKSLTGLFFDSIGTELAHFPSPPALDSQFWLWLVTWHLGLFIVLTFGQIGFKGRTDEYF